One Rosa chinensis cultivar Old Blush chromosome 5, RchiOBHm-V2, whole genome shotgun sequence genomic region harbors:
- the LOC112203312 gene encoding probable serine/threonine-protein kinase At1g54610, producing the protein MGCMYCKPSAIEDSKESPRERLSNKAASDSRAARVASSRREEAYRAKDRNDSNDGRAMLIDKHSNGATRSHGDNYQRKREKMEYVAPLHPGMGSIPKAAEGEQVAAGWPSWLAGVAGEAIKGWIPRRADSFEKLDKIGQGTYSNVYRARDLDQKKIVALKKVRFDNSEPESVRFMAREILILRRLDHQNVIKLEGLVTSRMSCSLYLVFEYMEHDLAGLALHPGLKFTEAQVKCYMQQLLCGLDHCHSRGVLHRDIKGSNLLIDNSGMLKIADFGLASIFDPHQNQPLTSRVVTLWYRPPELLLGATYYGTAVDLWSTGCILAELYAGKPIMPGRTEVEQLHKIFKLCGSPSEDYWRKSKLPHATIFKPQQPYRRCVAETFKDFPVPALALMDTLLSIDPADRGSASSALKSEFFTTKPLPCDPSSLPKYPPSKEFDVKVRDEEARRQGAAGKGQRPDPERRGTRDSRAMPAPDANAELVMSMQKRQDQSNSKSRSEKFNPHPEEVASGFPIDPPRPSHAVEAGIESHGHNHKRASHSGPLSHRAAWAKSTKNPDDAPKISNGADLSGMSGLVAARRSMLTEERRKRSNSSQMDVPKAIGRFPGSFKEASDPLPHDQKPVVGSNRKDDVRSNKDPIIVGYGSKGHKIHYSGPLLVPSGNMDQMLKDHDLQVQEAVRRARIDKAKVRKYQAEGNQISTNSLFVSGR; encoded by the exons ATGGGTTGCATGTATTGCAAGCCCTCTGCAATTGAGGATAGCAAGGAGAGCCCCAGAGAGCGATTGTCCAACAAGGCAGCATCAGACTCGCGGGCGGCGAGGGTGGCTTCCTCAAGGAGAGAGGAAGCTTATCGTGCAAAAGATCGAAATGATAGCAATGACGGGAGAGCAATGTTGATTGATAAGCACTCCAATGGGGCCACTCGATCACATGGTGACAATTATCAGCGGAAGAGGGAGAAAATGGAGTATGTTGCTCCTCTACATCCCGGGATGGGCAGCATTCCGAAAGCTGCAGAAGGAGAACAGGTCGCAGCAGGTTGGCCATCCTGGCTAGCTGGAGTGGCTGGAGAGGCCATTAAGGGGTGGATACCACGTCGTGCAGATTCATTTGAGAAGCTAGACAAA ATTGGTCAGGGAACATATAGCAACGTCTATAGGGCTCGTGATCTTGatcaaaagaaaattgtagCGTTGAAGAAAGTGAGGTTTGATAACTCAGAGCCTGAGAGTGTTCGCTTTATGGCAAGGGAAATTCTCATCTTACGGAGGCTTGATCATCAAAATGTGATAAAACTAGAAGGTCTAGTTACGTCAAGGATGTCTTGCAGCTTGTACCTTGTTTTTGAGTACATGGAGCATGATTTGGCAGGGCTTGCTTTACACCCTGGCCTGAAATTTACAGAAGCACAG GTTAAATGTTACATGCAGCAACTATTATGTGGACTTGATCACTGTCACAGTCGTGGGGTTCTGCATCGTGACATTAAAGGTTCCAACCTTTTAATTGACAACAGTGGCATGTTGAAAATTGCTGACTTTGGTCTGGCGAGTATTTTTGATCCCCATCAAAATCAGCCTCTAACTAGCCGTGTTGTAACTCTTTGGTACCGACCGCCTGAGCTTTTACTCGGTGCTACTTACTATGGGACTGCCGTTGATCTGTGGAGTACAGGTTGCATACTTGCTGAACTCTATGCTGGCAAACCGATTATGCCGGGAAGAACTGAG GTGGAGCAGTTGCATAAGATTTTCAAGCTTTGTGGCTCACCTTCTGAGGATTATTGGAGAAAATCAAAGTTGCCTCATGCAACCATATTTAAGCCTCAACAGCCTTATAGACGCTGTGTGGCAGAAACTTTTAAGGATTTCCCTGTACCAGCTCTAGCTCTTATGGACACCCTTCTTTCCATAGACCCTGCGGATCGTGGATCTGCATCTTCTGCTCTCAAGAGTGAG TTCTTTACTACAAAACCTCTGCCTTGTGATCCGTCAAGTTTGCCAAAATATCCTCCCAGCAAAGAGTTTGATGTTAAAGTACGGGATGAGGAAGCTAGAAG ACAAGGAGCAGCAGGCAAGGGCCAAAGGCCTGACCCTGAAAGGAGAGGAACAAGAGATTCTCGCGCCATGCCAGCACCTGATGCCAATGCTGAATTAGTCATGTCAATGCAG AAAAGACAAGATCAATCTAATTCTAAAAGCCGAAGTGAGAAGTTTAACCCTCATCCAGAAGAAGTTGCTTCTGGCTTTCCAATTGATCCTCCTAGGCCATCACATGCTGTAGAAGCGGGTATAGAATCTCATGGCCATAATCATAAGAGAGCTTCCCATTCAGGGCCACTGTCGCATCGTGCGGCATGGGCAAAGTCTACGAAGAACCCAGATGATGCCCCAAAGATTTCAAATGGGGCTGACTTGTCGGGAATGTCAGGTTTAGTGGCAGCGAGGAGAAGTATGTTGACTGAGGAACGCAGAAAAAGGTCTAATTCTTCCCAAATGGATGTTCCAAAAGCAATAGGCCGGTTTCCAGGTTCATTCAAGGAGGCCTCAGATCCTTTACCACATGACCAAAAACCTGTTGTAGGTTCTAATAGAAAAGATGATGTCAGAAGCAACAAAGATCCAATTATT GTTGGTTATGGATCAAAGGGTCACAAAATTCACTACTCAGGTCCGTTGCTAGTCCCCTCTGGCAACATGGATCAGATGCTGAAAGACCATGATCTCCAGGTCCAAGAAGCTGTTAGACGAGCACGAATTGACAAGGCAAAGGTCCGAAAATATCAGGCTGAAGGCAACCAAATATCCACCAATTCGTTATTTGTTTCTGGTCGATGA